In Paracholeplasma morum, the following proteins share a genomic window:
- a CDS encoding DNA cytosine methyltransferase, whose protein sequence is MKVIDLFSGCGGLSLGFIKAGYTVIKALEYDKEIANTYKMNHPNVKMIVDDIQNVDTSDFFQSGETDIIIGGPPCQGFSMAGARIRNGFIDDPRNYLFKHYFNIVKLVKPKAFVFENVKGIRSMKNGEVFNEILRHFSSAELLDGEPFNLYYRVVNAVEFGIPQKRERMIIIGVRKDNVDFEKIWNETINAIKKENPDYFEPVTVWDAIGNLPTPSENGMVFNLLPVTNYQNYLSNSKKSSQIQNHNMTKHSKVAIERMKIIKSGENFTVLNEKIKSVHSGAYGRLSWDIQSPTITTRFDTPAGGMFTHPIENRTLTPREAARIQSFPDDFVFYGKRTSICKQIGNAVPPKISYFLARFLDNLLKGGNK, encoded by the coding sequence TTGCCAATACGTACAAAATGAATCACCCAAATGTTAAAATGATAGTTGATGATATTCAAAATGTAGATACTAGTGATTTTTTCCAAAGTGGAGAAACTGATATAATTATTGGTGGACCACCTTGTCAAGGGTTCTCAATGGCTGGTGCACGTATCAGAAATGGTTTTATTGATGATCCGAGAAATTATTTATTTAAACATTATTTTAATATAGTGAAGTTGGTTAAACCAAAAGCATTTGTGTTTGAAAATGTTAAAGGTATTAGAAGTATGAAAAATGGAGAAGTATTTAATGAGATTCTTAGACATTTTTCATCTGCTGAACTTCTTGATGGAGAACCTTTTAATTTATATTATAGAGTTGTTAATGCTGTTGAATTCGGAATCCCACAAAAAAGGGAAAGAATGATAATAATTGGTGTAAGAAAAGATAATGTTGATTTTGAAAAAATCTGGAATGAAACCATTAATGCTATTAAGAAAGAGAACCCTGATTATTTTGAACCAGTAACCGTATGGGATGCAATAGGTAACTTACCAACTCCTTCAGAAAATGGTATGGTGTTCAATTTATTACCTGTAACTAATTATCAAAATTACTTGTCAAATTCTAAAAAAAGTAGTCAGATTCAAAATCATAATATGACTAAACATTCTAAAGTGGCAATTGAAAGAATGAAGATAATAAAAAGTGGAGAGAATTTTACAGTTTTGAATGAGAAAATTAAATCAGTGCACAGCGGAGCATACGGTCGTTTGAGTTGGGACATTCAATCTCCAACAATTACTACAAGATTTGATACTCCAGCTGGGGGAATGTTTACACATCCTATTGAAAATAGAACATTAACTCCTAGAGAAGCTGCCAGAATACAAAGTTTTCCAGATGATTTTGTTTTTTATGGAAAAAGAACATCAATTTGCAAACAAATCGGTAATGCAGTTCCGCCAAAGATCTCATATTTTTTGGCAAGATTTTTAGATAATCTACTAAAGGGGGGAAATAAATGA